GACAGCCAATGCTCCATGTACCTCCTTGATAACCTGccgcacctgcaaaccaacctttcatGATTCATGTGCAGGCCCTCCCGGAGACATTCCATGCAGCAGCACGCTGCAGGTGctcgccatttaaataataacctaatcttccatttttccttccaaagcagaTAAAAAGCCTCTCATTAGGCTGCATTGGCCAGACCATTGCCCACTCACTGAAcctaactatatccctctgcagactctccataccatataaccatataacaattacagcatggaaacaggccaatttggcccttctagtccacactgatccaagtaccctcctctaatcccacttaccagcactctgcccatatccctccatccacctcccatccatatacttatccaactatTTCTtacatgacaaaattgaccctgcctccaccacctttcccggaagcccattccacacagtaaccactctctgagtaaagaagatcccctcatgttactcctaaaccttggcccatcaactctcaacccatgacctcttgtacccatctctcctactctcagtgggaaaagcctttccacgtcAACTCTATCgatccctctcattatctcaaACACCTCTATCCAATCCcgtctcagccttctatgttccaaggaataaagacctaatttgctcaatctttccttgtattccagatgctgaaacacaggcaacatttttgtaaattttctctgcactctctctatcttgctaatatccttcctataaatcggggatcagaactgcacacagtactctaaatttgacctcacccatgccttgtacagtttcatcattacttcccaactcctatattctatgcactgatttataaaggccagcatactaaaggccttcttcaccatcctatccacatgcgctcctaccttcagggaacaatgcacagtTATTCCTAGatttttctgctccactgcattcttcaacgccctcccatttaccacatacaTCTTgctttaatgtcatcagcaaacactCTGTCGCCTCTTCAAGATCGTTGATGTTAAAAATGTGATTGGGGTGTAGAAAGTGCTGAGAATTtaacaataataataaataattatTGTAATCCATTTTGTATATATTCACCAAATCCGTCCCCGCAGCAATCAAACAGGGGCATTGCACAACAAATACAAAGAAAGCAATTTTTTCATCGCCTTttccacttcccccccccccatctcctttcttctAACTCGGTCTCCCTAGCCCCTTTTCCACGTGCCCCCTGTTCCAAGACTTTACTGGGACAcggtccagtggaaaaggtatGCCTCTCTCATTGAGGAAGGGCACCATTAAAGAAGGCAGGTTTCATGAGAGGATGACACCCAAGCTCAGGGAAACGGGGTCTAACAGGGATGAAACTCGGGTAATCTACAAACTCAAGACACTTAGGAGGCGGTTCTATCAGGTTACGGACCATAACGAGGAACCGATTGGCCTTATTTCAACCAGGCTTAAAGTATCTGGGGCGACCATCTACCAAACTCCAGAGCACAGTTTTGTGACCAGAAGTGGAGGGACCTGAAGTTGCATCCCCACTCCACAAGGGCCTCATCCACTGCCAGCCAGTCCACAGGCCGCAACAGTCCAGAAAAATGGGAAACTCGTCAGTAAAAATTGTTTGCCGTCCGTTCAATCTTGGCCCGTGGACATGACGTGGCCTGTAAATCTCGTGTGTCTTACAATTGTTCTCCAGGAACCGAAGGGAGGAGAAAACACAGGAGGTTGCAGCCGAGCTCCGAGGGCTCCTTCGCAAACTAGACCTGGTGGAGCAGGAACAAGAGTGTAGGGAGAGGTAGGCAGAGATGATGCAGGCGGGAACGTGAACAGGCAGCAGCGCCAGGCCAACAGCAAAGGACTATCAGACCCGATCAATGAGATCAGACAGGAGATGTGGGCCCAGATGGGCATGATGGGGAACCTGGCGCCTTCGATCGATCTGATTGGCCTTGCCTTCCACCAGCGAGCCGTCCCTCCGGCACCCTCCCTCCCAACAGGTCTGCCTCCTCCCTTGCGCCACCATCCTCCATCCTCTCCACGCCATCCTCCCACCTTCCACAACCTGTCCCCCTCCCAAATCCTCTCCTCCTCCCGCCGTCATCAGCCTGCACCTGCGTGCCCCACCTacatcccccccaccacccaccccccaggAAGGGAACGCCAGGCACAGGGCGCTGACGAAGGTTCAGCAGACGACTGCCTCCTCTTCCATCCAATTTCTGGAGGAAAGGATGAGAACACCAAGCAAGCAATCGCCCAGGTTCTGCAAGAAAATCGGGAGTGGCTTTCTAAAGTCGAAATGTTTACATTCGCTATTGGAAGTATTAattgagtgtggaacgagttgccagctgaacgcgggctcagttttaacattgaagaaaaatttggtcaGGTGCACAGATGGGAGggatgtggactgggtgcaggtcagtgggacaggaccaaataatagtttggcacagtctcgaagggcctgtttatgtcctgcagtgttctctgtTGATGGGCTCGTTTCCTGACCCTCTGGAATCGAGAATCCCAATGGTGCGCCACACCTCAGCCTGAATGCCTCTTCtcagcacccaccccccccccccgccccgataCCCACTGCCATTGCATTGAAACCAAGCTCAAGGCAATCAGCGGGTCAAGCAACACTGCTGGGAGAAAAGGCATTGATCAGATTCTCCCATTGGCGTCGCTTAGCCCACTGAGTTCTCCAGGAGGCCACGTTCggattcagattccagcatccatgGCCCCCCCTAATCTGTGCACTGAAGAAGTGTTTGACACCTCTTGGCCTGTacccattggaatttaggagaattgagGAGGGGGGTCTTATTgaaccattttgaatgttgaaaggcatggacagagtagatttagaaaggttgtttctacAGCAggagagtctcggacaagagggtacaacttcaggattgaaaggcatccgcttaggacagagatgtggaggaatttcttcagccagagggtggtgaatctgagaaatttgttgccacaggtggttgtggaggccaggtcattgggtgtattcaacacaggttcttaattagccaggttatggggagaagaccgggcattggggctgagtgggaaagtggatcagctcatgattaaatggtagggttgtcttgatgggccaaagggaagtgtacaggagggagatagctcATTGAATAgtgtcacgccaacaaccttgcgctcaaagcCAAGGAgaggatcgtggacttcaggaagaagacagggaaacatgacccagtcctcatcaagggctccgTCATGGAGGGGGAGCAAGAAATTccaattcctgggggtcaacatctccgaggatctgacaTAGAacctccatgctgatgcaatcacgaaaaagcctcgccagtggctatactttctgaagtgtctgaggagattcggtctgtTACTGAAGAACATATGGAGCATTCTGGCCAGTCACACCACTGCGCAGTggggaggcaccaactctcaggaccagAATAAACTCCGGCGGGATTGTGAACGCAGCCTGcgacaccagacttcaccccaccgaggacatcgacatgaggcagtgccttaaaaaaAAGCTGCCTCAATCCTCACACCCAATCTCACCCCCCAGGCCGTTCCCTCTTCACTCCACTACCATcggggaaggaggtccaggaatcCAAAAGACGagtacccagtggcacaaggatggctccttccccgccaccatcagattccaacgacccaaagacactgccttagtttGGCCTTTCgcacactatttttatttatggcTGTAAGGTGGTTGACATGAACGTtttccctgtgacgctgccgccaAACGGCAAATTTTGTACTTGTtcgtaaattctgattctgacacccTCATAAAATGTGGAGCTCAGAGCCTCTAATAGCAGCAGGGAGCCAGGTGGTTAAAcattttccaaatttaatttattatttATCAAAAAACACCCCCATTCAATATTTCAACATTTTACACTCAATATTTGCTAACAAAAtattaacaataaataaataatatcaaATATCTCCAAATTGGtaatcaatattttttaaataacattACATTTAAATGTAAAGGTCAAGCTTCCAttgttgtcacataatactacatttagaatgaaacaCACCTGAAATTCTTTAACCCTTGTCCGCCGTAAGGTGGAccgagagttgccactttgtccagtggccCCCTCGCAATTGAATATAGTTAAACATCATGGTGGTCTACAACGAAGACAGTCCCATCCAGGGCAGAAGGTGTAATCCACAGAAATGGCGGATAAACTCAGCATGTTGCGCCGCGGCCTTGTAAGATTGGGACCTGCCACGGCTGGAGGGGGTGGCGTTTGTGAGTTAAATCCACACGACCGGGGCTAGTTTTGACCCAAAGCATCGACTTTGTTTCTCATGGGAGTGAGTGAGACTTTCCTCTTTCCAATCCCTCACCAGAAAGTATCCATTCTCAACAGGcgcaccccacacccccccccccccccacccagtactccaccaggggccacagcacatttaagtaaaagtcttgtctacttttttttggttggaatatatgggtcagcacaacattgagggtcaaagggcctgtactgtgttgcagTGTTCCATGTTCTGCTTTTGCTTCCAGCCTCTGCGCTGCTTGTGTTTGACGGTCAGCGGATGGCTTAGATCTCTTCCCCTTGGaacagaggggggaggggtgcacGGAGGACATGCTGGAAGCACGTCGAATTCTGTCAGTCATAGACTGGGTGGACAGTGTGGAGGTTTACCCCTTGGCTCTGGTGTTTGGAACCAGAGGGCATAGGGGATTTGAAGGGGCACTTTGTcccttccgggggggggggggcggaattcgGAACCCAGTCCCTTTGAGGGGCGGGATGTGCTCTTGAGGGCATTTAAGGAATAGCTGCAGTCTGAGAGGGCTGGATACCGGATGGCACTCACAGAAAAGACCGGACGTGGCGGTTGGCCTTGCGCTTAGTGCAACGTTTTCACTgctccagtgatcgggaccggacctgaGTTCGAACCCCGCGCTGCCTGTAAGAGGTTTGCGCGTTCTCCCCACatcgcatgggttttctccggggggctccggtttcctcccaccctttaaaaacgtaccgggggtgtaggttaatggggtgtaattttggTGACACAAACTCGTGGGGCCGAATTGGCACACCCTGcccaactgagaccacctgcaaatcggaggaacagcatctcatcttccgtctgggtgccctccaaccggacagcattaacatcgacctctctgaTTCCCATTAAGCCCCCCCTCCCTGACCCATGTCATTCCTTCCAGCTTTTTATCATTCCTTGCCCCCTCTGTCTCCTCCCAAAGAGGCaaagtcaattctcacctgtcctcttatcagatccaatgaacaccttttgtctgtttgcctgggttcctccccctcccaactcttccccctttctctccccagtctttattcaagacacctgcctgctttttgaggacaggctcaggcctgaaacaccggTTATAACCTCTTCCTACAGACACTGAGTTCCCCCTGTATTTCTGTGGGATTTTTTAGATGtcaaagggggagaggggaagaaggttgAAGCACTGAAGTCACTCTAAGCTGCAGATGCCAGCCCGGCCCCGTCACCAGAAGGAGGCCATGTTGACCAGGATCTTCAGGGCCATGGAGAAGCAGGGGATTTGCCCGACCATGTAGGCCAACGACCGGGTGGGAGCCTTCAGGGCACATAGGTAGGCCACGCCGTGCACCATCCTGGCCAAGAAGAAGATGCGGAAGTGAATCCTCGCAATGGATGGGCTGGGATCCAACAGGCAGTACATGACCCCCAGGAAGAGGAAAGGGTAGATACATTCCATGTCATTACGGTGAGCTCTGCGGTAATCACAAGGGGAAAGATTAGTCCATCACCCCGATCTCTCTCCTATTGAGCTGCAAAACCGTTGGGAGATCATTGAAGACAAATGGAATATTACTTTTTtgagatttatctaattttaactctAAATGCAATGGTTTAAAATAACCCAATGGAAATATCGCAGGGtcg
Above is a genomic segment from Narcine bancroftii isolate sNarBan1 chromosome 2, sNarBan1.hap1, whole genome shotgun sequence containing:
- the LOC138754755 gene encoding prostaglandin E synthase-like; translated protein: MTLNLKNEAFCSYIFYSSLLLVKMFATAILTGQVRLRKKAFANPEDALRHGGLKFCRANPLVERCRRAHRNDMECIYPFLFLGVMYCLLDPSPSIARIHFRIFFLARMVHGVAYLCALKAPTRSLAYMVGQIPCFSMALKILVNMASFW